Within Deltaproteobacteria bacterium, the genomic segment AGGTATGTCGGGTCAGCATCTTCCGGTGAACCTGATGGACCACCTCTTTATTTAATTTCAAGGCCTGCAGGATAGCCTCGGCCAGGTGGGAAATATGGGCCGGATCTTTGACCACCAAACCGTTTTCCCCGGGAAGGATATCCTCTGAAGCACCGTTCATTTCCGTTGTGACTACAGGAAGCCCGTAAGCCATGGCCTCCAGGCAGGCGTTGCTGAAAGGTTCATAGATACTGGGGAGCACAAAGACATCGGTTTCCCGGTAATAGGAGACGATCTCTTGAACCGGCCCTGTGAAGGTTATATTTTTTAACACCCCAAGCCCTTCGGCCAGCTTTTCAGCTTTTTTCCGGTTCCCCGACCCCACGACCACGAGGCGGATTTTTTCCTTCCGTAAAACAAAGGGAAGTGCCCGAATCAAAAAAAACAGGCCTTTCCTCCGAAAACCGGAACCCACAAAAAGGAGGGTCTTTTCTTTTTTATCCCTCATCACTCCCCTTTTCCCCGGGGGGAGAGAGAAAGGCAAGGCATTATAAATCACCGGAACCTTCTCGGGGCTGACTTTATAGTGGCCGAGAATCTCCTGCTTCCCCCGCTGCGAATTGGCAATGAAATATCGGGTATTACTTTTTTCAAACAACTTTCTTTCCATGGCCAAGGTCAGCCAATGAAAGGGGTTAATGGTTACCCCTATTGTCTTATAAAAAGGCTCGATCTTTTTTCGCTGAAGGAGCCATTCTCTATGACATCCCTCCCCGGCCCGATAGACATCCTGGCACCAGGTTTTTTCAAAACTCTGGATTACATCAAAGGATTCTTTGGCCAGGGATTTCTTGACGCCATAATTAAAAGACCACAGTTTCAAAAGACCCAGGCCTGACAGCATGGGTACGGGATGACAGGTTACGCCCTTCGATTCCGGCCAGGAATGGCTGAACAGATGGACTTCATGCCCCCGTTCGACTAAATGTCGGCTGAGATTTTGGACATAACGTTCGGCCCCTCCATGGGGGATATAGCGGCGGCGGATAAGGGCGATTTTCATAGGAGTGACGGGTGACGGGTGACGGGTGACGAGGCAAGCAAATTTTCAATAGCCGAGATCACTTCGTCGGTATGGATCTCCGTCAGGCACCGGCTGACCTTGCTTCCCTGACAGCCGTCTTCACCGCAGGGGCGGCAGGCCCAGTCTTTTTTAATAACCAGATGCCCTTCCCCCCAGGGACCCCACATGTGGTCTCCGGATGGTCCGAAAAGGGCAATAACCGGAGTGCCTACTGCGGCGGCGATATGCATGGGGGCGCTGTCCACACCGAAAAAAAACTTTCCCCCGGCGATCAGGCAACCTAATTGTTTAAGAGTAAGTCGGCCGGAGAGATCCAGGGGTTT encodes:
- a CDS encoding glycosyltransferase family 4 protein → MKIALIRRRYIPHGGAERYVQNLSRHLVERGHEVHLFSHSWPESKGVTCHPVPMLSGLGLLKLWSFNYGVKKSLAKESFDVIQSFEKTWCQDVYRAGEGCHREWLLQRKKIEPFYKTIGVTINPFHWLTLAMERKLFEKSNTRYFIANSQRGKQEILGHYKVSPEKVPVIYNALPFSLPPGKRGVMRDKKEKTLLFVGSGFRRKGLFFLIRALPFVLRKEKIRLVVVGSGNRKKAEKLAEGLGVLKNITFTGPVQEIVSYYRETDVFVLPSIYEPFSNACLEAMAYGLPVVTTEMNGASEDILPGENGLVVKDPAHISHLAEAILQALKLNKEVVHQVHRKMLTRHTWERHLEDLFSVYCSVLKEKQPH